From the genome of Cydia pomonella isolate Wapato2018A chromosome 1, ilCydPomo1, whole genome shotgun sequence:
ACCTTAAACGCCAGTCGAACAAAGATTGTGCGAAAAAGTGCACATACTTGTGAGCCATCCTcgtcgaaaaataaaaatcacctAGCTTATCAAAAATGCAGAAAAATGGTTTGCGAGTCCTATGAATCcgttcaaaaaatatttgaagatgTTTATAGTCGGGATATGGACACAGATGAAGATTCGGATGATTGTACGATTccattatttgaaaataaaaaaaggtcaTTGTATAGAGCACGAAAGGAGTTTTTGCAGGTCAAATCGACGTCTTTCAAAACACTACAAGACGTCGAAGTACCAATAATATTAAGACAAAATTTTTTAATTTGGGAGGATGGAAATGacgataaaattttattattcggCACCAAATACTCgagaaaagtattaaaaaataaaagtgatgaCACAATATTCTTTGGCGATGGCACGTTCAAAATAACTCCTCAACCGTTTGAGCAGCTATTTACTATACATATGGATGTAAATAGCACAGAAGAGCAAACTAATATCATACCAATGCTATATGCATTGCTTCCTGATAAAACCACAAACACCTACTTACGACTCTTCAATTACCTGAGAAATGAGTTAGGCATgtgcgtaaaaaaatataaaactgattACGAAAGAGCTGCTATAAATGCCTTCAAAGAAGTTTACCCTGAATGCGACGTAAGTGGATGTTTTTTTCACTACAACAAGGCTATATGGAGAAAATCTGAGGAACTTAAACTAGAAGACACTAAAGATGGCCGCAAGTTAGCAGAATTAGCGTCATATTTGCCTGCTGGTAAGAATACCAGCCGATCTAATATTACAAGGGTGGGCTGAAATAATGTCTAGTTTGCCCAAGCATAACAGATCCATTCCGGGAGTGGGCAGTCAACGTGAAACCACCCCAATAGAGATGTttgaaaagtattttaataaacaatggtTGTCAAAATCACTTTTGGCAGAAATCAGCTGTGCAGGTGAGAGACATCGCACCAACAACGCGTTGGAGGGGTGGCATAGTAGGTTAAATAAAAGAATGCGGGCTAATCCAAgcttatttcaatttattctcTTTTTAAGAAAGGAAGCCATCTATCAAGAATCAAAAGCTAAAGATGTGCTATTTGAAAATGTAAAGAgaagaaaatgtgacattttatttgataaaaattataaaaaaaagtttcaacaATTGAAGAACAAAGAGATTACTATTACTAATTTATTGAAGTGTATTGTGAAGTTgaagaaaaatgaaaaaaactacaataattAGATTACAAAATAAAGAATAAGTGCTAATTATACTACAAACGTAcccatttttttagtttaagtgCTTAATTGAAGGTTTTTTTAGTTTGTGAATAAgtaaagtaattttttagtttaagtgcctaattgaagtatttttttagtttaagtgCCTAATTAAGGAGGTAGCTGATTGTGATTAACTTACGGTactttataaattgaaataaaataatttgtaatgatgtgtcgtaatttatttatttaatcatatggCGAAAGTTCACTTGTAGGAATCTATAAATCTAGGTATATCCAGGTTACGCAACTGGTATACATACAGTCTGTTTGTTAGGCCGCGTGCGGGCTTTACTTTAATCAGACGTAGTTGTCGCTCGTAGGGGAATTTGCGGGCACGTCATGTGGTAAGGTTTCCAAAAAACAACGTTATTTACTAGTATACATACTTAGTATTTGTAACTAACCTGTTATCATGTATCAGTCTTAAATATGCAACTACCAGcgtagaaataaaattaatttattgataaatacaatatacagagaggtaaaaaataacatactttTGCGTGATCAGAATTTTCCCATGTAgattttttagtacttatagttaaaaaaaatggcggGACGAGTTACACATTTCGTAcagactggcgggaacatgtCATGAGCCGCGACGAGTGGCGGACAAAAGGGGAGGGAAAGAAATTGGTACAACAGTATTTTACCAATAACATAGGACACTTAGTAAAAATACCTTATTCTGAAAActtgaaaatatattgatttatatgtgaAACTTACTTTTGATGTGCCCGCATATCGCCCGCTGGAGTGCGACATATGATTATTGCCgttagtatttttaaaagtgCAATCAAGCAGCAATATATGCATCTAACTCCAGTTGTAGTGGTGCAGTTTCACGTGGTAAAGTGGATATGCTGGAGAAAAacaccaattttttttcatgtctAGTTAATTTTTTGACAGTTATTCATTTAAACTTAAGCACGTTATATCAATCAAGCGTTTCGTCTATCACCCCTTTTGTTGTACTTGCATTTTAAGATGTGTACCATTTGTCACTAGACCATTGTGACCACGATTATATGTACATTTTGACACTAAGGCATTACAACGTTCATACTTTTTACCACATAGACAGCCAGTTCGTATGGACATTTTGACCCCTGCACTTTCCAGCCATTGAACATTTTCTCATGCTGACTGCCCAGTCCCGGAATCATTCTTCTGATTTGTTGGTTTTTGATTTATTGTATCGATAGCCATTGAGGTATAATGCCGGAAAACCCTTTTGATTCACAGTGAATACAACTTTTCCTGCTTCCGTCATTTTACACATCTTTTTGAAAGGTTTGTTTATATACTGacatatagtttgtcaaagggctatctcatttcaaacatagacagagggagtcacactatctttgtcttacactagtactagcatccaaaagaaaaggatgagtatagttttttttgttcttatttactgacaaattggtttgaccaactatatctTCCTTgcaatcaaatcatagacattAGTTTTAATTATCTAGACAAGTAGGTCCTTATAAAATGAAACCTCTTTAGATAACGAATGGCTGTTGTTGATGAAAGGTATTATACTTcgattgtaaatattatattttacaagttCCAGTTGGTATTTCGCGTTTGTGGTATTGTAAGTGTTTGGTATAttgcgtaataaataaaatcgccAAACACCACAACACGTCAGGTTGGTATTTCGCGTTTGTGGTATTATGCGTAGTTGGcgttttgcgtaatatttttTAGAAGTCCGCAAAATGGGTTAGTATCACGGGATCTAATTAGCAACTCGTCTATAGGGCTACTCGTCTAAGTCGCAGCTGGTCTACATCACCTTCGTCTAAATATCAATTGGTCTAAAAAGCAGCTGGTCTACAATTTTCTAAGTAGCATCTCGTCTAAATAGCAATTGGTCTAAAAAGCAGCTGGTCTACTCTTTCTAAGTAGCAAGCATCTCGTCTGAGTTGCAATATTATTAGTCTTTCTGATCAACTTTTATTAAAGGAGCAAACCTGCCAACCCTGAaatctcattaaaaaaattacctgctTCATACATTTCGTCCGATCAGAAGTcgacattttgtatggggggtccaatatttttttcagcgTATTGTGGCGTCCTCGTCGTTACGccattaaagttaaaattgcAATGTGAAATGCAATTTTAAGTCTGTTTAATAATGTGTTGGCATAATGCACCTTTgcattaaataggtacctacatgacTATTTCGTATTATATTGAACAGGCCACTTATAGATAAAAATTAAGTAGCTGACAGCTGTGACATTTCTGTTATTCTTCCGCGATAtaattatcaattatcattCATTGTTCTATGAATTCCGCTTACTTGCAATGGATAACGGAGAACCATCGGGGGAAGGTTCGAGACACGGAAATCCCGAAATTGTATTTATAGAAAGTCAAAGGCGGCACCCTTGTCTTCTTCATAAAGGTTACCGGTATACGTTAAATAAAGTCAACCAAATGGATTCTAGATCTTTATGGCGTTGTGCTAACCGAGGCGAATGTAGTGCTTCTCTCAAACTAAACCAAGAAAGAAACGTAGTTTTAAATATATCCGCCCATGCCTGCAGAAAAAACTTTGTTAAAAATGAAGTTGCACTTATGTTGGTTAACTGCAAGAAAGAAGTTTGCCAAAATTATGCATCAGTGAAAGAAATTTACGAAAAAAATGCACTGGTCTTCCACAATCGTACCGAGCGTACTATCCTTCAAATACCGCCATACTCATCCAAAAAGGATACATAATATAGGCGACGAAAATCGTACTTGAAGGTTTCAACCACGGAAACCAGAGATTTAAGTAAAGTTAAAGTACCAGACATTTTGGGACGCGATTTTCTAGTGTTTGAGGATGGAACTAATGATAAAATTCTGGTGTTTTCTTCGCCAGCGGCCCGTAAAATTATGAACAAAAAAAGGATGGACAATTTTTCGGCGACGGCACATTCAAGAGGGTACCGAAACCCTTTAAACAGCTATTTTCTCTTCATATGGATGTAGGTAGTACTGATGAAACCACAAACATTGTGCCGATGGTGTACGCTCTACTCCCggacaaaacaaaaaagacgTATGAAAGACTATTCCATATTCTAAAATACGAGCTATGCATTgatattatgtattataaaaGCGATTACGAAATGGCACAATACACAACCTTCAAAGCTGTGTATCCAGATACAGAACTAACAGGATGTTTTTTCCACTTTTCTAAAGCTATTTGGAAAAAAGCCGAAAAAATAAACTTCACTTCTACGGCCGAACAACGCCAAGCTGTCAGACTAACAGCCAATCTGCCATTACTGCCAACACCTTACCTTGGGGATGCGTGGGTAACGATATTACAGGCGTTTACAGATTCCATAGTAATGAGGAAGTTTCATAAATACGTCCACACACAATGGGTGAATTTACCGATGATTAGTTGTGCCGAAGAAATGCACCGCACTACAAACAGTACTGAGGCATGGCATCGTCGGCTAAAGAACCGTGTGCCTCCAAAACCTACGTTCATCaggtttttagaaaaaataaaattagaatcgaAGGTACAAGATATTCAaataacaaacaattttttaaatgcaaacaaCAGGAAAAAGAAGGATATTGCGTTTAACAAGAACTATataaatgaacttaaaaaacttCAAGAAGGAAAACTAACGTCTTAATTTGAGTGTCTGGAAAATATAACTGAAATTAAAAGGCAGTTGAAATATGCgtagatttaatatttaatttgataagtaaatgTGCAATAAAGCTGAAGtgcaacattttattttatgggagtatctcttattttaaataaatcttttattttacGAAAATTCTTTTAATTGCCATACGGTAAATTGACTTGTCACCACCTCATATTAAAAACGAATTTTGTACGATTATACTGAGGAATTGTTCCAATTTCATCTATGGATggtaaattataatatacctCTCTTGGTGTCAACAATAGGTAGTTAGCACAACAGGACGTTCGGAttatttatacagggtgatttttaATTCACTGGTCAAATtgtacagccgccatcagaCACATCGGGGCTGTGGAAGTGGTCACAAATATCGCAACATCATCTTTATCGCCTTGAAAATAAAGGTGTTGTTCCGATATTTGTCACCCACCTCCACAGCTCcgaaatatctgatggcgactgtaccaggTGATCAGGTAGGCTATACTGATCAACTTTTGTTATGGCACTAAGCCtgaaatctgaaaaaaatattggaccccccatacaaaatgtcgACTTCTGATCGGACGAAATGTATGAagcaggtaatttttttaatgagattTCAGGGTTGGCAGGTTTGCTCCTTTAATAAAAGTTGATCAGAAAGACTAATAATATTGCAACTCAGACGAGATGCTTGCTACTTAGAAAGAGTAGACCAGCTGCTTTTTAGACCAATTGCTATTTAGACGAGATGCTACTTAGAAAATTGTAGACCAGCTGCTTTTTAGACCAATTGATATTTAGACGAAGGTGATGTAGACCAGCTTCGACTTAGACGAGTAGCCCTATAGACGAGTTGCTAATTAGACCGTGATACTAACCCCGCAAAATACCAAAAAACCTGGGATTGGTATTTCGCGTTTGTGGTTTTATGCGTCTAAAGGATTTTGAGTTGTGGACATTATTATGCTACGGCCACATTATAGGGCGAAGATTCGTGGCGCGTTGTCGCGACAAAAACTTCGCGGTACAACGAACACGAACTACATGGCCACATATTGTCGCGATAAAAGCTTCGGGCGAACTAGATCGGTCAATGTGGATCTGGCGGCAAGATAGAGGAAGCGTGAACTCTTGAAGTGTAGCCACTTGCACGAACTTTGTCGCGATAAAATTCCTTTGATGTGTGGCAAGAAACCGACAGGACCCCGAACACAGTTCGAGTTCGCCCAAATGATTCGCGCCACAGCGAACTACGTGGCTATACGTGTCGCGACAGGTCGAACATTCGCCGAATCTCGATAATGTGGCCGCAGCATTAAAAGTGGTCATTTTCATTTGTGGTCCCAAACCGCCGAAACGCTAGGCATAACGCGATTTAATCAGACTGCGTTTTAGGCAGACCCcgacaaaaggaaaaaaacgaaGTGGGCAACTGAACCTGCAGGCTCAGTGCTCTGCGGGCCCAGTTGACCACCAAGTGGTAACAAGTGTCGATAAATTAGCAGCGAATCACGTAAATTGACGGGTAAAACTCGTATGAAAATCGGTCCTGACCGATTCGTGCGATACTCGCATGTACGTGAAAAAATGTCATACGAGAACGAGTTTAGATGAGTCGAGACATCGTCAGCTAATATCTCCGTAGAATGCAGCGTCTCGTGTAAACTATGGGCATAATATtgctcattccatctcagtatgctggcatacaaaAACAGCGTTTACGAGAAAGTGATGAAAGATAAAAGTAGCTCCGCTGCAGAGCATGCTCGCCAGCGGAGCTATTTTCAATGCCCTAATAATTCCGTTCCCTAGTACAGATACAGCCACAACTATAAGAACAGTCAGCAAAAATAAGGGGCCAACCTAATAgcgttgctgactgtacatggtgACGTgccaccaaagagaatttgaaatagagttgtgttgtcaaagaaaactttgtagggacgtaaatttactgccatcccTAGACAAAACTTTTAGGATGCCTTTtgactttgatacttattttttcacagatgtgttcaatttgttacatatctaaaagtggcgccatcttaccgggcactccCTAAATGTTATGGCGCCATTGTTCgaacgatgctgctatacctttggcctttgatctgttagatggcgccactttttgaaatttaacaaatttaactgaTCAGTAAAAGATTAAGgatgaaagtcaaatggcgttctagttttaacccttttccatgctgcaccaatctacaaggttttcccaaaaatccaaatatattccaattaatccagccttgattattcatttgaagacaagtaacatttcctgaaagtcaTCTAATTCCTTTCCGGCGCATGCGACACTAAACTCAAAATACACCACTCCTCAATTACTAccaatattataacaaactattctcataacgaatgaaactcaaatgaatcgaaccttaaatcggaatgctaatgttaaattctaatggcgcgtatgtggccgataaatcgtactatgcctggaaaagggttaattatgtgtcgaaagatagcagtaaattgaCGTCGCTACAATGCTttatttgacaatacacctctgaCAATTTCTCTTTAAGAATATTTCTCTTTCTGACAATTTTCAATTTACATACTACGTAGTGATTATATACTCTTTGTTACATACATCATTCACTTCCGAGGGCGCCGCGGCAAGGCAGGCACACGCTTTAGCTGCGCCATCAACTACTAACAATCTTATCGCCCGCGCGCGCCAGATACGCCCATATTGAGCGCGGCTGCCGTTAGcgagtgagagtcagaatggtaggtgtacctaaataaaattaaatgaaaaccataccatatttttgtacccaATTTGTACTATCTAGTACCTCCttaaagcataccatatttttgtacttaatttgtactatttagtacctagtttaaaaaaaattgtacctaaataaaattaaatgaaaaccataccatatttttgtacttaatttgtactatttagtacctcttaaaaaaaattttacctaacggtacttaaagttacccttaggtcgcatggtccgactggctagtccgatcaatcggaatacgaatatatttttttcccgctggctcgattgatcggagtataaggacttctctaattctcgtagtcctactatcggagtaacgggattttaaaagttcgtctagttcgatcgacCGAACCACGAGGTCGTGTTTTCTTCCTGTTGGATCGATTGATCGGACATAACTGTAGACTTGATATTATTGCTAAGTCCGGCTAATGACACATAAACGTTATCTCATCTTAACTCACTACTAGACACTGGCAATTGAtaagttttctatattttctctgataaatatgtaagattttaaattaaaataaaatttgggtTAAGAATATACCTACAGGGTGGAATTAGATTTTGGGTCAGTAAGGGTAGCTACCAGATCCCGTGCTGCTAGGTAAAAATGGCCTTAAGAGACCATCCCTCGATTTCAAATTGATGAAAATTGGCGGTAACAGATTTCCGGTAAAACATACAGGGTGCGAGAAAAAGgtcattttgttgttgtttttgatgCCAATCGACTCCATTCCTACCCAGGATCACGTCGAAAGTAAGAAAACACTTTTGTTACCAGAAAAGTGTTAAAAACCAGATGTTGGTAGAGTACaaaattaaccaaaaaataTCGGTCGGActaacaggaaa
Proteins encoded in this window:
- the LOC133518956 gene encoding uncharacterized protein LOC133518956, translated to MSLYNVSRSYSVTMQEESEKLIFSKTQKGRDSLLLGVHRYTLGVHNPSGSTLWKCINRLSCGSSITLNASRTKIVRKSAHTCEPSSSKNKNHLAYQKCRKMVCESYESVQKIFEDVYSRDMDTDEDSDDCTIPLFENKKRSLYRARKEFLQVKSTSFKTLQDVEVPIILRQNFLIWEDGNDDKILLFGTKYSRKVLKNKSDDTIFFGDGTFKITPQPFEQLFTIHMDVNSTEEQTNIIPMLYALLPDKTTNTYLRLFNYLRNELGMCVKKYKTDYERAAINAFKEVYPECDVSGCFFHYNKAIWRKSEELKLEDTKDGRKLAELASYLPAGKNTSRSNITRVG
- the LOC133529973 gene encoding uncharacterized protein LOC133529973 — encoded protein: MDNGEPSGEGSRHGNPEIVFIESQRRHPCLLHKGYRYTLNKVNQMDSRSLWRCANRGECSASLKLNQERNVVLNISAHACRKNFVKNEVALMLVNCKKEVCQNYASVKEIYEKNALVFHNRTERTILQIPPYSNYEQKKDGQFFGDGTFKRVPKPFKQLFSLHMDVGSTDETTNIVPMVYALLPDKTKKTYERLFHILKYELCIDIMYYKSDYEMAQYTTFKAVYPDTELTGCFFHFSKAIWKKAEKINFTSTAEQRQAVRLTANLPLLPTPYLGDAWVTILQAFTDSIVMRKFHKYVHTQWVNLPMISCAEEMHRTTNSTEAWHRRLKNRVPPKPTFIRFLEKIKLESKVQDIQITNNFLNANNRKKKDIAFNKNYINELKKLQEGKLTS